Proteins found in one Sphingobium sp. V4 genomic segment:
- a CDS encoding acetyl-CoA C-acetyltransferase, whose amino-acid sequence MPEALIIDAVRTPRGIGKPGKGALSHLHPQVLGATVLKELVARNPVDPAKIDDVIFGTAIQKWKQGSDIARMSALFAGLPDTVSGVTLDRFCGAGITSTALASASIMSGMEDCLIAGGVEMMSYHLEIGAIEAEKGIPRLGMSAGNAALQALRPQAQQGVCADAIAAIEGITREDADAVGLESQKRADIAIREGRFDKSLVTVYNEDGSVALARDEFPRPQTTAEGLAALKPSFQEWADRVAGPDGQTYRQIIQSKYPGLAFEAIHHAGNSSGVVDGAAAILLASPEFAQSNGLKPRAKIVAYANIGDCPTLMLNAPVPAARKVLAKAGLTVDDIDLFEINEAFAVVAEKFVRDLKLDRDKVNVNGGACALGHPIGATGAILIGTVLDELERRDLRRGLVTMCAAGGMAPAIIIERV is encoded by the coding sequence ATGCCTGAAGCCCTCATCATTGACGCCGTTCGTACGCCTCGCGGAATTGGAAAACCCGGTAAGGGGGCACTTTCGCACCTCCACCCTCAGGTGTTGGGTGCAACTGTCCTCAAGGAATTGGTCGCGCGCAACCCTGTCGATCCAGCAAAGATCGACGACGTCATCTTCGGGACTGCAATCCAGAAGTGGAAGCAGGGCAGTGACATCGCCCGAATGTCGGCACTTTTCGCCGGCTTGCCCGATACGGTGAGCGGAGTCACGCTTGACCGGTTCTGCGGAGCCGGGATTACGTCTACCGCGCTCGCCTCAGCGTCGATCATGTCGGGGATGGAAGATTGCCTGATCGCGGGTGGCGTGGAGATGATGTCCTACCACCTTGAAATCGGGGCGATCGAGGCGGAGAAGGGGATTCCGCGACTGGGTATGAGCGCGGGCAACGCGGCACTACAGGCCCTGCGGCCCCAGGCTCAGCAGGGCGTTTGCGCCGATGCGATCGCCGCGATCGAAGGCATTACGCGCGAGGATGCCGACGCCGTTGGTCTGGAAAGCCAAAAGCGCGCGGACATTGCCATCCGTGAAGGCCGTTTCGACAAGAGTTTGGTCACGGTTTACAATGAAGATGGCTCTGTTGCGCTGGCGCGCGATGAGTTTCCACGGCCGCAAACGACCGCCGAAGGGCTCGCCGCGCTCAAGCCGAGCTTCCAAGAATGGGCCGACCGCGTCGCAGGACCGGACGGACAGACTTATCGTCAGATCATCCAAAGTAAATATCCCGGGCTCGCGTTCGAGGCTATCCATCACGCCGGCAATTCGTCCGGTGTGGTCGATGGCGCCGCTGCTATCCTCCTTGCTTCGCCCGAGTTCGCGCAAAGCAATGGCCTCAAGCCCCGAGCCAAGATCGTTGCCTATGCGAATATCGGTGATTGTCCCACGCTCATGCTCAACGCACCCGTTCCCGCAGCAAGAAAAGTGCTCGCCAAGGCGGGGCTTACGGTCGATGATATTGACCTGTTCGAGATCAATGAGGCTTTCGCCGTCGTGGCCGAGAAGTTCGTTCGCGATCTCAAGCTGGATCGTGACAAGGTCAACGTGAACGGCGGCGCGTGCGCCCTGGGGCACCCTATTGGTGCGACTGGAGCGATCCTGATCGGCACCGTTCTCGATGAACTGGAACGTCGTGATCTGCGCCGCGGACTCGTCACGATGTGCGCTGCCGGTGGGATGGCTCCTGCGATCATCATCGA